From the Hyalangium ruber genome, the window GCACTTCGGACGGCAACCAGGGCACCACCCCCCAGGAGCTGGCCAAGATGCTGGCCTCCCAGGGTGTGGAGGTGACGGGGAGCACCCAGGGGTTCAATCCGGCGCTGGCCAGGTCCACCCTCCTGGAGAAGGGCGGCAAGGTGGTGGCCCTGGTGGACTCCAAGACGCTGGCCCCCAAGGGGAGCGAGGGCGTGAAGGGCGCGGCCCACTGGGTCGTCATCGACGGCATCGACCAGGATGGCAACTTCCTGGTGAAGGATCCGGCCTCCGGACAGAGCGAGTACCTGCCCCCGGGCCGGCTGGTGCAGGCCGCGAAGGCCTGCTGGGCCGAGCACGGCGGGGGCGGGATGATGACCCTGAAGAACTCCCCCCAGGCCTCTCAGGGCGCGCTGGAGCAGACCAATGCGCAGTACGCCGAGACGTTGGGGAAGAGCCCAGGTGGCGGCTCACCGGGGGAGGAGCGGGCCGGGCGGGAGGCTAACAACTAGGCCTGGAGCTGACGTGCTAAGGTCCGCCGCGTGTCCGAACAGGATGAAGAGGGCCAGTCCCCCCCGTCCGAGAACCCGACGGCGACAGCCACCCTGCAGCACCCGGCGAAGCGCGGTCCTGTCCGGCTGAAGCTGGTGGTGCTGTCGGGCCCCGAGGCTGGCAAGAGCTACCCGCTGGAGCCGGGGCAGTACCGGATCGGCAAGGATGCCTCCTGCGAGATTGTGCTCACGGAGAAGACCGTCTCCCGGCTGCACCTGGTCCTGGAAGTGCAAGAGGACCGCGTCATTGCCAGGGACCAGAGCTCGCGCAACGGCTCGTTCTTCGAAGGCCGGCGCTTCTCCGAGCTGGAGCTGGGGCCCGGTACCGTGGTGGTCGTGGGAGCCGTCTCCGTCAAGGTGGTGGCGCAGGACTCGCGCGAGCGTCCGCGCCTGCTCTCCTCGCGGGAGCGCTTTGGCGGGCTGGTAGGGCGCAGCCGGAAGATGCGCGAGGTTTTCACCCTGCTCGAGCGCCTGGCGCCGGGGACCTCGGATGTCCTCATCCAGGGCGAGACGGGGACAGGCAAGGAAGTGTGCGCCGAGGCCATTCATCAGGAGAGCTCGCGCCAGAAGGGCCCCTTGGTGGTGGTGGACATGGCGGGCATTGCCCCGTCGCTCATCGAGTCGGAGCTGTTCGGGCACGTGAAGGGAGCCTTCACGGGAGCCAACAGTGACCGGGCAGGAGCCTTCGAGCGGGCCCACGGAGGCACCGTCTTCATGGACGAGGTGGGCGAGCTGCCGCTGGACATCCAGCCGCGGTTGCTGAGGGTGTTGGAGCGCCGCCAGGTGAAGCGGGTGGGCGCCAATGATTACCGCACGGTGGACGTGCGGGTGGTGGCGGCGACGCACGTGGACCTGGAGGCGGCGGTGAAGGCGGGGAAGTTCCGCGCGGATCTGTTCCACCGGCTGGCGGTGCTGCGCGTCATGCTGCCGCCCCTGCGCGAGCGGCCCGAGGACATTCCGCTGCTGGTAGACACGGTATTGCAACGGATGGGCCGGCCGCCCAGCGCGCTGTCGGAGCAGACACGGGCGATGCTGAGCCAGTACCCGTGGCCGGGCAATGTGCGCGAGCTGCGCAACGTGGTGGACCAGGTGGTGAACCTGGGCGAGGAGGCGCTGCCCGAGATGGCGGAGGCGCCCAGCAAGCAGCGCCCGGCAGGGCCAGAGAGGGAACTGCCGTTCAAGGAGGCCAAGGAGCGGCTCATCGACGGCTTCGAGCGCGACTACCTCAAGGGTCTGCTGGAGCGCTGCGAGGGCAACCTGTCCCGGGCCGCGCGCGAGGCCGGCATCGATCGCGTGTACCTGCGCAAGCTGGCGCGAAAGCACGGGCTGGTGGACGACAGCCGGGGCGCTCAGGAGGACTGAGAACAGCAGTCATCACCTGATGACTCCCGTCATCAGGGCCCACTCTCCTCTCAAGTGCCTGGAACTCCTTGGGTTTCTGCCGTAGCAGGGTTCTCTGTGCCCGGCGAAGGGTGGGGCCGGAGTCCTCAGGCCCATGGAGCAACGGGTTCGATTGCCGCCGCTTCCAAGCAGCACCCAGCCCCGTGGCGCCACTCGGGTGCCACGGGTTGTTTTGCGCTTGATTAACCGGAGAGGGGTACGGCATGAGGGCCCAGATGTGGAACGGTAAATGGGTGACGAAGCTGGGGGCCTTCGCAAGCGCCTCAGTCCTCTTGTGCTCGCAGAGCGCGGTGGCGGAAGACCTGCTGCTCCAGAACGTCGCGATCGTCTCGCCAGAGCTGCGTGAGCCCGCGCGCAATCGCCACGTCCTCATTCGCGGCGAACGCATCGTCCAGATCAGTGCGAAGGCGCTCGCCGCGCCGAATGCAAAGCGTATCGACGCGCGCGGGCTCTATCTCACGCCCGGAGTGATGGACTCGCATGTGCATGTCAGTACGCCGCCGGGGCTGCCGCTGGGCGCCGATGATCCGACGCTGGTGGCGCTGAATGCAGCCTATGTACGCCAGCAGCCACGGAGCTATCTGTACTTCGGCGTGACGCAAGTGATCGATCTGGCCGGTGTCGCCGAAGGCGTTGCCGCGTTCGAAGCGCAGCCGCTGCGGCCAGACCTGTTCCGCTGCGGCGCCGCTGTCGTGCTCAACGGCTATCCGATGGCGTTGTTCGATACGAGCGTCCGCCTTCGGGTGTTTCCAGATTACGTGTTCGAGCCGGCGAATGCCGCGGCACACCCGCTGCCTGCAGGCGAGGACCCCGCGAAACACACGCCGGAGGCCGTCGTCGAGGCCATCGCCGCGAGGGGTGCGCGGTGCGTGAAGGTGTTTATCGAGGACGGCTTCGGCGAGCGCTCCGACTGGCCCCTGATGAGCACGGCGACGTTGAAGCGCGTGCAAGCTGCGGCGCGCAAGCACCACCTGCTGCTCGTCGCACACGCGAACGCCATCGACATGCAGCGCATGGCGGTCGCGCTACCCGTTGACGTGCTGGCGCATGGGCTGTGGAACTGGAACGAGTACCGCGCGAAGGAGGGCGTGCCCGAGGCCATCGCCCAGCACCTGCGCCTCATCCACACCCGCAAGATCGGGCTTCAGCCGACGCTGCGCGTCCTGCCCGGAATCGCCGATCTGTTCCGCGCCGACACGCTGCAAGACCCGGTGTACGCGAAGGTTGTCCCGCCCGCGCTCCTCGCCTGGTATGGGAGCGAGGCAGGTCAGTGGTTCAAGCGCGAGATGCAACGGGACTTCGGCGGCGCACCCGACGCGAAGATCGCGCAGGTGAACCTGAGCACGAATGATCAGAACATGCGCAGCGTGCGGTTCCTGAACAAGCTGGGCCATCCTCTGCTGCTCGGCAGCGATACGCCTTCCGCCCCGACGTATGGCAATCAGCCGGGGTATGACACCTATCGCGAGATGCGCTCGATGGCGCAGGCTGGCGTTCCTCTGCGAGCCATCCTGGAGGCCGCGACGCTCAACAATGCGCGCCAGTTCGGACTCGAGAAGGATTACGGAACCGTCGAAGCGGGAAAGATCGCGAACCTGCTGCTGCTGAAGACAAACCCGCTCGAAAGCGTGCAAGCGTGGGCCGATATCGAGCGGGTGATCCTCCATGGCCGGGTGATCGAGCGGGAAACGCTCGCCGCGGACCATTGAGGCGCATAGGACGAATAGGAGGCTGGTGTTGGACCCAGCGCTTCAGAGCCACTGAGCCGGCAAAGCGGATTTCGTGACGCCCGAACGGATGTTGGCTTTCAAGCGATTGCGGATATCCGGGCTAAGCCACGAACGGCTTCGAACGCCCGGTTCTTGCTGTCGTGGTCGTTCGGGCGCATGCTGACAAGGCGGAAACGCGAGCGCCAGAAAGCGAGGGAAAGCCGATGGCGACATCACTCTACGACCTCAGCGTGCCCACCTTCCTGCAGACCGTGAGGGCCGTCGCGGGCTTTCTCGACCGTGCGGCCAAGCACTGCGCTGAGACGGGTGTTGATCCCGACGACTTCGTGAACGCGCGCCTTTTCGACGACATGGCGCCCTTCCACTTTCAGATCGAAGCCACATGGCACCATTCCGTGTGGGGGGTGGAAGCCCTTAAGACCGGTGTGTTCGCCCCGCCGGCCTTGGTCGGACCGGTCCCTTTCGCCGACCTGCAGGCGATGATCGGCAAAGCGGAAGTGGCGCTGGAGGCGTTCACGCCCGACGAGGTCGACCCATGCGCGGGCAAGGACCTGGACCTTCAGATCGGGCCGCGGAGGCTCGCCTTCACGTCGGAGACGTTCATTCTCTCGTTCTCCCTGCCGAACTTCCATTTCCACGCCGTCACTGCCTACGACATCCTCCGCTCGCGCGGTGTACCGCTCGGCAAGCGTGATTACGAAGGCCGGCTGCGCACGAGATCAACCTAAGCCGGAAATTCGAAAGGCCAGTTCCCTTCCGCGCAACCCCATGGGAGGGCGGCCTGGGCAGTCGTGTCCCTCAAGGGGCTACGCGGCCTGTCCACCCGAAGCCCCCAGTGCTGGAAGCTCCGTTGCAAGCGCGCCTGCGCTGTGTGTACCGTTCAACAATGTCTCCTGCTCGCTCAGTTTCCCGCGTCCTCAGCTTGACCCTCGTCTTCGCCGCGATGCTCGGTTCCACCGGGTGCAACAGGGACCGCAGCCCGATCGATAACGAGAAAGCGGTCTGCGGCGACGGATCTACCGTTTCCCCGGAGTCTTGTGACGATAGGAACACGGCAAGCGGAGATGGCTGTTCGAGTGACTGCCTGATCGAGAGTGGCTGGAAGTGCTCTCAAGAGCCAAGCGTCTGCACGAACGTCGACGACTGTGCCGCCAATCCTTGCCTTAATGGCGGAACCTGTGCGGACGGCGTCAATGGCTACACCTGCCAATGTGCATCGGGTTATTCGGGAACGAATTGCGAATCCAACGTCGATGACTGCGCCGCCAATCCTTGTCTCAACGGCGGAACCTGCACGGATGGCATGAATAGCTACACTTGCCAATGCGCCCCAGGTTATTCAGGCGCTACCTGCGCAACAAACATCAACGAATGCCTGCCCGAGCCTTGCCTCAATGGCGGAACCTGCACGGACGACATCAATAGCTACACTTGCCAATGCGCCCCAGGTTATTCAGACGCTACCTGCGCAACAAACATCAACGAGTGCCTGCCCAACCCTTGCCTCAATGACGGAACCTGCACCGACGGGCTCAATAGCTACACTTGCCGATGCGCCCCCACCTTCGAAGGAAACAATTGTCAGAACTGCAGCGGGACGCTCGCAAACTGTAACGGACTTGTTGCCGACGGCTGCGAAGTAAACTTGCAGAGCAACAGCTCGCATTGCAATGCCTGCAAC encodes:
- a CDS encoding papain-like cysteine protease family protein; the encoded protein is MTFVNSSRKAGPVSSSSPAQSQQTSAPKQEAQRSSTSRTPPFQRDTFESKQETILYQTKYITLSKVGESPKVPDGTLDLKNRAGPKQLAEGGWEQTTPLLKQAQADTCGAAVAAMLGGSKNHKKLQRPEQYMLRLANRTSDGNQGTTPQELAKMLASQGVEVTGSTQGFNPALARSTLLEKGGKVVALVDSKTLAPKGSEGVKGAAHWVVIDGIDQDGNFLVKDPASGQSEYLPPGRLVQAAKACWAEHGGGGMMTLKNSPQASQGALEQTNAQYAETLGKSPGGGSPGEERAGREANN
- a CDS encoding sigma 54-dependent Fis family transcriptional regulator, with product MSEQDEEGQSPPSENPTATATLQHPAKRGPVRLKLVVLSGPEAGKSYPLEPGQYRIGKDASCEIVLTEKTVSRLHLVLEVQEDRVIARDQSSRNGSFFEGRRFSELELGPGTVVVVGAVSVKVVAQDSRERPRLLSSRERFGGLVGRSRKMREVFTLLERLAPGTSDVLIQGETGTGKEVCAEAIHQESSRQKGPLVVVDMAGIAPSLIESELFGHVKGAFTGANSDRAGAFERAHGGTVFMDEVGELPLDIQPRLLRVLERRQVKRVGANDYRTVDVRVVAATHVDLEAAVKAGKFRADLFHRLAVLRVMLPPLRERPEDIPLLVDTVLQRMGRPPSALSEQTRAMLSQYPWPGNVRELRNVVDQVVNLGEEALPEMAEAPSKQRPAGPERELPFKEAKERLIDGFERDYLKGLLERCEGNLSRAAREAGIDRVYLRKLARKHGLVDDSRGAQED
- a CDS encoding amidohydrolase family protein yields the protein MRAQMWNGKWVTKLGAFASASVLLCSQSAVAEDLLLQNVAIVSPELREPARNRHVLIRGERIVQISAKALAAPNAKRIDARGLYLTPGVMDSHVHVSTPPGLPLGADDPTLVALNAAYVRQQPRSYLYFGVTQVIDLAGVAEGVAAFEAQPLRPDLFRCGAAVVLNGYPMALFDTSVRLRVFPDYVFEPANAAAHPLPAGEDPAKHTPEAVVEAIAARGARCVKVFIEDGFGERSDWPLMSTATLKRVQAAARKHHLLLVAHANAIDMQRMAVALPVDVLAHGLWNWNEYRAKEGVPEAIAQHLRLIHTRKIGLQPTLRVLPGIADLFRADTLQDPVYAKVVPPALLAWYGSEAGQWFKREMQRDFGGAPDAKIAQVNLSTNDQNMRSVRFLNKLGHPLLLGSDTPSAPTYGNQPGYDTYREMRSMAQAGVPLRAILEAATLNNARQFGLEKDYGTVEAGKIANLLLLKTNPLESVQAWADIERVILHGRVIERETLAADH
- a CDS encoding DUF1993 domain-containing protein, with amino-acid sequence MATSLYDLSVPTFLQTVRAVAGFLDRAAKHCAETGVDPDDFVNARLFDDMAPFHFQIEATWHHSVWGVEALKTGVFAPPALVGPVPFADLQAMIGKAEVALEAFTPDEVDPCAGKDLDLQIGPRRLAFTSETFILSFSLPNFHFHAVTAYDILRSRGVPLGKRDYEGRLRTRST